GTGATCCATACCATGCATAAACATGCATTGTTTAATCTATGTTCGTTCATATCATAAGCTTTCTACAAGAATGGGGTTGCAATTTCTTCTTGTTTGTTATTAGTTATTACTACCCATGTGAAGATATACTGAGAAAAAAAACATAAACTAATGCCACGTCATTGACTATTAACAGTCTGATATCATCAAAATAATGAAAGTATCATCCCATTTACGACTGCCAAGATTCTGAAGAAACTGACCTCAGCTGCACTTATTTTATCTGGCCGGGAAACATAATCTTCCAAGTCAACCTCATCACTGAGATTCATTTTTGCAGTGCATACCTGGAAAGAACAAAATGCATAATCGTCATTTAGTTTGGAAAAATTATTCAAAGAATCAAATTCATATGCATGATCATGATCCTAAACAACCATGAAAGAAGAGAAGCTAGAAGATTAGCataatttctttttattgtttcaaGCTTATGGTCAATTTGTTCTATCAAAGAAATCATACTTCAGTTTGTTGTTTGCTTATTTGAGCTTTCTCTATCACATAAATCAAACTTCAGTTTTCCTTTGTCATTTTACTATACTGttatgttattaatttttattaaatcataattCCAAGCATTAGTTTCTTAACTTAGATCCACAGCAGAAACTTGGTATGGGAAAAATGGCAAGCAGAATAACCATAACCATGTAAGTGCTGCTGTATAAtgaaatcttgaaaaatcaaaagaaaaaactaGCATTTCTTTTACTTCTTTATTGAAATTAAGAATTTCATGTGGTCATAAACCAAAAAGTTATAAACCAGTCCATGCTGCATTCCTGCATCATACAGGTATGGCACTGTATATCACAGTTTCCTGCTGAAAAAGAACTAGAAAATTGTTCAATGAGTCAAGCTGGTAACCAATGTAGAGTTAAAAGGCTAGGACTGTTAAAATCCATTTAATATTGTTCCATAATAAATCCTTGGTAATAACACTATTTTGGATGTGTCACTGCACATAGAAAAAATTAACACTTGTTAGCTCTTCAGAACTAAGAAATTTCCATGCAGAATTTGTGGACCATGTTTCTAACATTTTTACTGAAAACAAAGATTTCTAAACTCGATCCATTTTTGGAGCTGATTGTTATTCAGCATCCAGGTCCTCCTGATGCTTTTATAAGGTAAAACATTAAAGAGAATTTCACAACTGCAGGTCTGTGATCATAGATTAAAAAAGTCTAGTTTAAGTTGTTTAACCATCAATACTAAAcctcaaatttcatctagatCCAGCCAACTAGCAGATAAATCTTAACATGCTTATCGATTAAATAGTACAAAGAATGTCTGCACATCTTACTTGAAAAACCAGTCTCTTTTGTCGTCTGTCAGGCAAAGGGAATTCAATCTTACGATCAAGCCTACCCGGACGGAGAAGAGCAGGGTCCAGAGTGTCAGCTCGATTAGTTGCCATTATAACCTTTACATTCACTGTTTGATCAAACCCATCCATCTGCAAAAGTAAAGACAACCAGCCTTATTGCAGAAGCATGTACAGTGACATGTAAGCAtatgtttattggaagagaaatcATGGTGGCTGAAGCATAGATGTCATTTTACATGGTATAAGCACAACTACTTCTTGATTAAAGTACAATTTAGGAAAACTGTTGTTATTGCTAGTTTCCGGCCTCAAATTGGATTAAACCTTTAGTCTGAGCACATTCACAGCTAAGATTGACTGATTAAAATTCATTGAACATTCCAATGTTCACAAAATGCCAGAGTTGGCAGATGGTTTTTGGAGCAAATCACATGGCATATGTAGCAGCAAAAATCATTGTACAGCCTAAATCTGGTTTCCTTCAGGAATAATTGTAATAAGTCCTTTGCACCATGGTTGACTAGAATGGGTAGCAGAAAAAGGCCACGTGGCATTTCATAGACTAGTAACAATATGCATGCAAACCTACATGGACAATTATATTTCATATGAGAATGACAAGCATTAGTTTGTAGTGTCATTAGATTAACTTATGTCTCCAACACCAGTCGCATGGTGTCATAAAAATCGTTAATTTGATTGAATTGCATATGCTCTTGTAAAGGATACATCAGGTGCAGGAGATAGTTCAGGACGACAGGAACCATCAAAACCTTGCAGAGGTAACCCACTGTTACGATAACCTCATTGTGTTTTGAGaagtatgtatttttcatgataattTAGGTTTAATATACTGTTAGTGGCTTAACTTGAGttgcttaattaatcaaaattacAGGATTAAGAGTTGGATTATTTAATCCCAGGCAGAGAAATAAGTCTTCAAGCATACAAACAAAGAAGGATATATGTTTGTTCTAGTAAATGTTCCTCAGAAGTTCTTGGTTTACTTAATTTTCTTTTACCTGATTCAAGAGTTCCATCAGGATACGCTGAACTTCCCTGTCAGCTCCAGTTTGCGCATCAAAACGTGCAGTAGCAATAGCATCGacctcatcaataaatataattgcaGGTGCATTTTCTTTTGCAAGACGAAAAACATCCCGCACCATTCTGGGGCCCTGAAGCACAGAATATCTTAAACATGAGACTGAACATAGAAAAATGATTTTTGCAAAGCATCATGATTTTCTTCATATCTAGGATGATCAATCTTCCTTGAGTAATCAAGTATAAATGAAAGAACAAATGGTTATATATTAGAAGTCAATCTCAACGTCTTTTCTTCATAACTCGGTGACAAAAATAACTATGGCCTCTGAACAATGAAGAACAACAAGGTAATAACCAAATGCATGATATAAATTAGAGATTACTAACTTCATAAGCATTGTGGTAAAacaaaaatctaagatacaataaAAGTGAATTGTTATCCTAAGAAACGGTGTTAAAAAAATTATGTCTACATGAATGTCTTTGCATAAATTAAATTGACATACAAAAAAGAAATGTTATGGTGCAATGCATGTGATTCAAAAAGATAGTCCTGAAAAACAGTACCTCACCCAAATACTTCTGAACAAATTCAGACCCAACAACTCTTATAAAAGCAGCAGTTGTATGATGAGCCACAGCCTTTGCTAGCATGGTTTTACCCGTACCAGGAGGACCATAGAGAAGAACCCCTCTTGGTGGATCTATACCAATTTGTTTGTACAGCTCATGATGTGTCAAAGGTAATTCAACAGCTTCACGAATTTCCTGCTTTTGAATATCACAACCCCCAATATCCTGGTtacacaaaagaaagaaaagtaaGAAAGCATATCAATCTCAACTTTATACTCAACCCAAACTGACGTCAAATGTTGAAAaaggaaagataattttaacacatAATGGTTACTAACTTGCGGAAATAGAAAATTGTTTCTATTAGGCTATGAAATATGGGGTCTACCAATaggtatttttctttttgttaaatCAAAAAGAAGTACCAAACTAGAAAAAAGGTAACTATCAACATATCACCATATTATGTGCCCAGAGAAAGGACCACAATAACTGCTATTATTTTCTGTGGGTTTCCATAAAAGTAATGCCCCTCAGTTTCTTAGTGTTATCTCCTCTTTCCGCAATGACCTCTCCGCCTCCATCCTCTTCCCCTGTATTCTCCCCCTTTCCACCTTCCCATACTCCGCCAAAGCCTCCAGATCCTAATTGCCATGATTCCTTTGCTCTTCGGAAAGCATCATAGGCTTCTATACTTGCTTCAAAACCATTCTTCTCGATGGACAACTCGGGATCTCTGCTTCATCATTCTCCAACTAAACGCATCAAAACTTCATCGCAAGACTTTGTGTCATTTGATGAAGATGAGTTACAATCTTGGAGAAAATTTAGAGTTCCTACTTGATTGGTAAGTTCCTTCGTCGTCCCCCTCCTATACCGGTTTTGCACAATATTCTTCCTAAGATTTGGTCTCAATCAAAGTCCTTTTCAGTCTTATGGAAGCAGGTTTTTTCTTGTTTCGTTTTCATTCAGAGTCAAATGCCCTAAAAATTCTCATGGATGGTCCATGGAACATCAGAGGAGATGTTCTTCAATTAACTCCTTGGTAGCCTAATTTCTAGCTGATGATGGCTAGAATAGGCACCGCCCCTATATGGATTCGTCTCCCACGACTCCCAATGGAATATTGGAATGAGGAATGCCTCTTTAATCTTGCCCCCCTCCTTGGTCGTCCCCTCAAAATAGATCATTCATCTCTCAAGTTTGAGAGATGCCGATATGTTAGACTTTGTGTAGAAATCAATATTACTCTTCCCCATAAACAAGGCATCTGGATATGTGAATCTAAAtctgatatttttcaagtgattGCATATGAAAATTTACCACCGCATTGCTATCATTGTGGAAGACTTGGTCACAAAACAAATCAACATCCTCATACTTCCGGTGATCCTTCAATTACTACTACTTCCTTGGATGGAGCTCAGCCCCCTATTGAGTCTCAACCAAGTTCAGTAGTTGATAAGGATTGGAAGGATCTAAACTTTAGTCCTTAAGAGTCCAGCATCGTCCATCTTGTCCAAAAACTCTAATGAGAGTATCGGTGCCGGAGATGAGGGCAAAATCATTTGAAGACTCAAAATGCTAAACACATGAAGGAGTCAACGACGATTACCTGCACAAACATCTCCCCGATATCGAAATCTGCATCGCTTCAAACCATGCGCCCTGCTGCTAATGCCACATCTCTCACTATTTCTGTGATGGTTTCCAACTCGAGCACACCTCAGGCTCCAAAAAAAAGTGCCACCTTGCATCCCTTTATGGATGCCAACTGCCCCACTAATGGATTTCAATTCCCAATGTATCTCTTGAAGCAGATATGGCATTGATGAGTCACATGGACTCATTTGTACCTAATGTGTCAAATAACACTGTTTCAGATTCGGGTATGGAAACTAATAAGACTATCCATTTCCGTCAAAGAATCCGAACACTTAATCGACCCGTATCATTCTTCACGTCTTATCACTTCTTCAGTTTACATTGGTATGCAAGTTGATGAGATGCATAATACCCTTGACCCCAATCCTCTAGCTATTGTTCATGTTTCTACAGAACTCACCATTGGGGACCCTAGAACCCTAGAGACCAAGAGGATGTCTGACAAGGTTCTCTTTGCTATCCAGGATCAAGGTTCCTCCAGTGAGCTCTCCAGTCATCCGGCCAACAAATCTGATGCTTCTAAATCTTCTCTTCATAATCTTCAACGAGATGTCTCGGGTCCTAAGTTACGTTCTAAAATATCTACACATACTGGATTAAGAGCTATCAATGGCATCATCAAGGGTAAGAAGAAACTAAAAATATCGTACTCTGTTTCTGAGATTGATCTTTTATCTTCTATTGCTGCCAATACGGGGTCAATATCAACTTTATCTTCCTCTCCTAAATGATTCTATTTAGTTGGAATTATCGTGGCATAAGGAGAAAACCCATACAGGAATTCCTCTCTTATGCTTGTAGAACACAAAAAC
The window above is part of the Musa acuminata AAA Group cultivar baxijiao chromosome BXJ2-6, Cavendish_Baxijiao_AAA, whole genome shotgun sequence genome. Proteins encoded here:
- the LOC135614061 gene encoding 26S proteasome regulatory subunit 6B homolog, producing the protein MAASAMPAKPYASDAPPSFPAVRHDALLPPAVVDEDDDLYGRLKSLQRQLEFIDIQEEYVKDELKNLKREHLRAQEEVKRIQSVPLVIGQFMEMVDQNNGIVGSTTGSNYYVRILSTINRELLKPSSSVALHRHSNALVDVLPPEADSSISLLSQSEKPDVTYTDIGGCDIQKQEIREAVELPLTHHELYKQIGIDPPRGVLLYGPPGTGKTMLAKAVAHHTTAAFIRVVGSEFVQKYLGEGPRMVRDVFRLAKENAPAIIFIDEVDAIATARFDAQTGADREVQRILMELLNQMDGFDQTVNVKVIMATNRADTLDPALLRPGRLDRKIEFPLPDRRQKRLVFQVCTAKMNLSDEVDLEDYVSRPDKISAAEIAAICQEAGMHAVRKNRYVILPKDFEKGYRSNVKKPDTDFDFYK